One Candidatus Dormiibacterota bacterium DNA segment encodes these proteins:
- a CDS encoding TlyA family RNA methyltransferase has translation MKTRLDVLMTEKGLAPSRTMAQAMIMAGQVKIDGQPALKAGQPVAEGADISITEMPKYVSRAGDKLASVASELKLDFNGKIILDVGSSTGGFTDFALQNGAKKVYAVDVGTAQLAYKLRQDPRVVVMEKTDIRTVNSLPDRADIALVDASFISLTKILPTVAELISPDGVIAAMAKPQFEADKPTADKFKGVISDEKTRQEILSGLEAKIKADFIITASADSKITGAQGNRERFYTLKRNSTTSPSRIT, from the coding sequence ATGAAGACTCGCTTAGATGTATTAATGACAGAAAAAGGCTTGGCCCCCAGCCGCACCATGGCCCAAGCTATGATAATGGCCGGGCAGGTAAAAATAGACGGCCAGCCGGCACTGAAGGCCGGGCAGCCGGTAGCCGAAGGTGCCGATATTTCGATAACCGAAATGCCAAAGTACGTCTCTCGCGCCGGAGATAAACTGGCTTCAGTGGCGAGTGAGCTGAAACTCGATTTTAACGGCAAAATTATACTGGATGTCGGCTCTTCTACCGGTGGGTTTACCGACTTCGCTCTGCAGAACGGTGCCAAAAAGGTTTACGCGGTGGATGTGGGCACCGCCCAGCTGGCCTACAAGCTCCGCCAGGACCCAAGGGTAGTTGTAATGGAGAAAACTGACATCCGCACAGTCAACTCATTGCCAGACCGAGCCGACATAGCGCTGGTTGATGCGTCATTCATTTCCCTCACCAAAATCCTGCCGACGGTTGCTGAATTAATATCGCCAGACGGAGTTATTGCGGCAATGGCCAAGCCGCAGTTTGAGGCTGACAAGCCGACTGCCGATAAGTTTAAGGGTGTTATTAGCGATGAGAAAACCAGACAAGAGATTCTGTCTGGCCTGGAGGCAAAAATAAAAGCCGACTTTATTATTACGGCTTCAGCTGATTCAAAAATTACCGGGGCACAAGGCAACAGAGAACGGTTCTACACGTTAAAGCGAAATTCTACTACATCTCCCTCGCGCATAACATAA